From a region of the Sporosarcina ureilytica genome:
- a CDS encoding IS3 family transposase (programmed frameshift), which yields MSKIIFNEIQRKQLESNPNVASVSDRAIQYNAEFKIRAVKENMNGKGPTQIFMENGFNLDVIGAKKAQSAISRWKNTYKTLGEQGFLEERRGKGGTGRPSTKVISSEKKLEKAEARIKYLEAELELPKKARGTRKAGEEVILAPREKYALINEVIRKYQLKNMTRYLCALTCVSRSGYYAWLQNSEKHAIREEQDYQDYLLLRCIYDAFKGKIGYRGLYMALEELVVTPMNHKKILRLMRKYNFFAKVRRANPYKYIAKATQAHRTVPNHLNRAFNQDEPGKVYLTDITYLQYRNGQTAYLSCIKDVATREIVAYELSTSLKMGLVYRTLDKLEETLDGNIHPEAMIHSDQGVHYTHPEYQGRVKKIGLLQSMSRRGNCLDNAPMESFFGHFKDEVDYEEACNLRELREMIDEYLEHYNTTRKQWTLKKMTPAQYRSHLIAA from the exons GCGGAATTTAAAATACGTGCCGTCAAAGAAAATATGAACGGTAAGGGACCGACTCAGATTTTCATGGAGAATGGATTTAACTTGGATGTGATTGGAGCTAAAAAAGCCCAATCGGCAATAAGTCGTTGGAAAAACACTTATAAAACATTGGGGGAACAAGGTTTTTTAGAAGAGCGTCGGGGGAAAGGCGGCACAGGTCGCCCTTCCACAAAAGTTATATCATCTGAGAAGAAATTAGAAAAAGCTGAAGCCCGTATAAAGTATTTAGAAGCTGAATTAGAATTAC CTAAAAAAGCTAGAGGAACTCGAAAGGCAGGTGAAGAAGTAATTTTAGCACCCCGCGAAAAATACGCATTGATTAACGAGGTCATTCGGAAATATCAACTAAAGAATATGACGCGTTACCTTTGTGCTTTAACATGTGTAAGTAGAAGTGGATACTATGCCTGGCTTCAAAATTCGGAGAAACATGCGATTCGTGAAGAGCAAGATTATCAAGATTATTTATTACTAAGATGCATTTATGATGCATTCAAAGGGAAAATTGGGTATCGAGGACTTTACATGGCATTGGAAGAACTAGTGGTGACACCGATGAATCACAAAAAGATTCTCCGCTTAATGAGAAAGTATAATTTCTTTGCGAAAGTGCGTCGAGCAAACCCATATAAATATATTGCGAAAGCAACACAGGCACATCGTACGGTTCCTAACCATTTGAATCGAGCATTCAATCAAGATGAGCCCGGAAAAGTATATTTAACTGATATTACTTATTTACAGTACCGTAATGGTCAAACAGCTTATTTATCTTGTATCAAAGATGTAGCAACCAGGGAAATCGTCGCTTATGAACTTTCGACTAGCTTGAAAATGGGATTGGTTTATCGCACATTAGATAAATTAGAAGAGACATTAGACGGAAATATTCACCCAGAAGCAATGATCCATTCAGATCAAGGTGTCCATTATACACATCCAGAGTATCAAGGACGCGTTAAGAAAATAGGCTTACTTCAGTCGATGTCACGTCGAGGAAACTGTTTAGATAACGCACCAATGGAGTCTTTCTTTGGGCATTTTAAAGATGAAGTAGATTATGAGGAAGCATGTAATTTACGTGAATTAAGGGAAATGATAGACGAATACTTGGAGCATTATAATACGACGCGCAAACAATGGACGTTAAAAAAGATGACTCCGGCACAATACCGAAGTCACCTAATTGCAGCCTAG
- a CDS encoding ATP-dependent DNA helicase, which produces MKRKLPFPLSREKSFYDSLNDWIGDTLYDDLTEKGYECRDEQIFMAFQIEQALKEKKVLFAEAGVGTGKTIAYLLPAIAYARYTGKPALISCADETLIEQLVKQDGDIYKMSEALNLNIDVRLAKARDQYLCLKRLDDASNTMVETYIEDVEDSLPDFVYGTGSLQSVYPYGERSDYPELSDAQWKTINYHPIQQCEACDLRNRCGQTLHRNHYRAAPEIIICSHDFYMEHIWTKESRERQGQLPLLPEASMVIFDEGHLLEYAAQRALTYEVQDHTLLNLLERVMVDGVREQSLQLMEQLIDVHASFFALLHEHAEETMNERKAIHKVPELFEVGRQAVNISTALLEEFVFEGELYIIPEYELKMVEEYLEQYIYSMELFISGQDAVDWLQDTEEEMSLVIMPRLVTDILKESLFSSNMPIVFSSATLSLQKDFSYIAEGLGIDKYLSFSVESPFDYENVMKIYAHKTSQEQKVEKVEALLREEGQTLILFKSETAMLQFKKELSADINGSIGFEGERELSSIVRDFQNKQLKVLCSFNLWEGLDIPKDALTRVIIYDLPYPPADPLFEAKRSHAKDAFQEVDLPFMLLRYRQGIGRLIRTSEDAGEIHLLVNETEEKMLEKLEQVSPVKLLLEN; this is translated from the coding sequence ATGAAAAGAAAGTTACCGTTCCCTTTATCGAGAGAGAAATCGTTTTATGATTCTTTAAATGACTGGATTGGCGATACGTTATATGACGATTTAACCGAAAAAGGGTATGAGTGTCGTGATGAACAAATTTTCATGGCATTTCAAATTGAGCAAGCGTTAAAAGAGAAAAAAGTATTATTTGCGGAAGCTGGAGTTGGTACCGGGAAGACGATAGCTTATTTATTACCTGCAATTGCATATGCACGCTATACCGGTAAACCGGCGCTTATTTCCTGTGCTGATGAAACACTTATCGAACAGCTCGTTAAACAAGACGGCGACATTTATAAAATGAGCGAAGCGCTTAACTTAAATATTGACGTTCGTCTTGCCAAGGCGAGAGACCAGTATTTATGTTTAAAACGTTTGGATGATGCTTCCAATACGATGGTGGAAACGTATATAGAAGATGTAGAAGATAGTTTGCCAGACTTCGTATATGGAACTGGTTCCTTGCAATCTGTTTATCCGTACGGTGAGCGTTCTGATTATCCGGAATTAAGCGATGCACAGTGGAAGACGATTAATTATCATCCGATTCAACAATGTGAAGCATGCGATTTGAGAAACCGTTGTGGTCAAACATTGCACCGCAATCATTATAGAGCGGCTCCTGAAATCATTATTTGTTCACATGACTTTTATATGGAACATATTTGGACGAAAGAATCGAGAGAGCGACAAGGACAATTACCGTTACTGCCGGAAGCCTCGATGGTCATTTTTGACGAAGGTCATCTATTGGAATACGCTGCACAGCGCGCGTTAACCTATGAAGTTCAAGATCATACGTTGCTCAATTTACTAGAACGTGTGATGGTGGATGGGGTACGTGAACAATCACTGCAACTCATGGAGCAACTGATTGACGTCCATGCCTCGTTTTTCGCATTGTTACACGAACATGCTGAAGAGACGATGAATGAACGAAAAGCGATTCATAAGGTGCCAGAACTGTTTGAAGTAGGAAGGCAGGCTGTGAATATTTCTACGGCGCTTCTTGAAGAGTTTGTCTTTGAAGGCGAGCTATATATTATTCCAGAATACGAATTGAAAATGGTTGAAGAATACTTGGAACAATACATCTACTCTATGGAGTTATTCATTTCAGGGCAAGATGCAGTTGATTGGCTCCAAGATACGGAAGAAGAAATGTCGCTTGTCATTATGCCAAGACTTGTAACGGATATTTTAAAAGAAAGCTTATTCTCTTCGAATATGCCAATTGTCTTCTCATCTGCTACATTGTCATTGCAAAAAGACTTTTCTTATATTGCAGAAGGATTGGGCATCGATAAATATTTATCATTCTCAGTTGAATCTCCTTTCGATTATGAAAATGTTATGAAAATCTATGCGCATAAAACGTCTCAAGAACAAAAGGTTGAAAAAGTTGAAGCGCTATTGCGTGAAGAAGGCCAGACGCTCATTTTATTCAAATCTGAAACAGCGATGCTTCAGTTTAAAAAGGAATTATCCGCTGATATAAATGGAAGTATCGGCTTTGAAGGTGAGCGAGAGTTGTCATCTATCGTGCGGGATTTTCAAAATAAACAATTGAAAGTGTTATGCTCATTTAATTTATGGGAAGGGTTGGATATTCCGAAAGATGCACTAACACGTGTCATTATTTATGACTTACCATACCCACCTGCTGATCCACTGTTTGAAGCGAAACGCAGTCATGCAAAGGATGCATTCCAAGAAGTTGACCTGCCATTTATGCTGTTAAGATACCGTCAAGGAATCGGCCGCCTGATTCGAACATCAGAGGATGCTGGGGAAATTCATTTATTAGTAAACGAAACAGAAGAGAAGATGTTAGAGAAGTTAGAGCAAGTATCTCCTGTGAAACTACTATTGGAAAATTAA
- a CDS encoding THUMP domain-containing class I SAM-dependent RNA methyltransferase — MSKFNLVATSAMGVEGLVADEVKALGYETRTENGKVYFQGDETAIARANMWLRVADRVRIIVGEFHAKTFDDLFEQTKALAWEKYLPVDAAFPVAGKSVKSTLYSVPDCQAIVKKAIVERLNRAYKRSGFLSESGPLFKLEVSILKDKVTLTIDTSGTGLHRRGYRVGQGDAPIKETLAAALVTLTRWNPDRPFMDPLCGSGTIPIEAAMIGQNIAPGTNRDFLSEEWPWMGQTVWDRVREEAEDLAKYDQPLMITGSDVDGRMVKVAEENAIEAGFADLIQWKQQDLKDLSIEGVNGVMVGNPPYGERLGEIAEAEDITRALGKVMEEHPSWSVYMISPLENFEELYGKKATRKRKLFNGFIRTDYYQFWGKRV, encoded by the coding sequence ATGAGTAAATTTAATTTAGTCGCCACATCTGCTATGGGTGTAGAAGGGCTAGTCGCTGATGAAGTGAAAGCACTTGGATATGAGACCAGGACGGAAAATGGAAAGGTTTATTTTCAAGGAGACGAGACTGCAATTGCAAGAGCAAATATGTGGCTACGCGTCGCTGACCGAGTCAGAATAATTGTCGGTGAATTTCACGCGAAAACGTTTGATGATTTATTTGAACAAACGAAGGCACTTGCTTGGGAAAAATATTTACCGGTAGATGCTGCTTTTCCGGTAGCGGGAAAATCCGTAAAATCTACTTTATACAGTGTGCCAGACTGTCAAGCAATTGTAAAAAAAGCAATTGTTGAACGGTTAAATCGTGCTTATAAAAGAAGCGGTTTTTTATCTGAATCAGGCCCGTTATTTAAACTGGAAGTATCAATTTTAAAAGATAAAGTGACATTAACGATTGACACGAGTGGAACTGGGTTGCATAGACGCGGCTACCGAGTTGGGCAAGGGGATGCGCCGATTAAAGAAACGCTTGCAGCTGCACTCGTCACATTAACGCGCTGGAATCCAGACCGTCCATTTATGGACCCGCTATGTGGTTCAGGAACGATTCCAATCGAAGCAGCGATGATTGGTCAAAACATCGCGCCTGGAACGAATCGAGATTTTCTAAGTGAAGAATGGCCATGGATGGGACAAACTGTATGGGACCGCGTGCGTGAAGAAGCGGAAGACTTAGCAAAATATGACCAGCCACTTATGATCACTGGGTCAGATGTGGATGGCCGTATGGTCAAAGTAGCGGAAGAAAATGCGATTGAAGCAGGATTCGCAGATTTGATTCAATGGAAACAACAAGATTTGAAGGATCTTTCAATCGAAGGTGTAAATGGTGTCATGGTTGGGAACCCTCCTTATGGTGAAAGACTCGGAGAGATTGCAGAGGCTGAGGACATTACAAGAGCGCTTGGAAAGGTCATGGAAGAGCATCCTTCTTGGTCTGTTTATATGATTTCTCCTTTGGAAAATTTCGAAGAGCTTTACGGTAAGAAAGCGACAAGAAAGAGAAAACTGTTTAACGGCTTTATCCGAACAGATTATTATCAGTTTTGGGGAAAGCGTGTTTAG
- the gpsB gene encoding cell division regulator GpsB, giving the protein MEIKLDTKTILEKEFKSGLRGYNQEEVDLFLDDVIQDYQTFTKKIETLETEIEQMKSQLETAKRRPETMNTGSTNFDILKRISNLEKHVFGDKLSE; this is encoded by the coding sequence ATGGAAATAAAACTGGACACGAAAACGATACTCGAAAAAGAGTTTAAATCGGGTTTACGTGGCTATAACCAAGAAGAAGTTGATCTTTTTCTTGACGACGTTATTCAAGATTACCAAACTTTTACTAAAAAAATTGAGACATTAGAAACTGAAATTGAACAAATGAAAAGCCAACTTGAAACAGCTAAAAGGCGTCCTGAAACTATGAATACAGGGTCAACAAATTTCGACATTTTAAAACGCATTTCCAATTTGGAAAAACATGTTTTTGGCGATAAATTGAGTGAATAA
- a CDS encoding ribonuclease H-like domain-containing protein, translating to MSYEQKLMAMRKMLTKKPKPTKKTKRDVVIPPAPPYEKNWLKTGLIKEENQFGVVYKRVVEYDKTYCHGNKKIGDLQSTLEKWKRFDREHPLAPKSTNKLVFFDTETTGLKGAGTLIFLLGFMEQVENGFRMTQYVLPGPDHEAAFLYASKLWKEEMTLITYNGKSFDIPQVETRWTMNREKLPKLLTHHQIDLLHGARRVWKTELDTFKLTSIEEKQLHFYREGDIPGHLAPIIYQDAVKSGQAETLMKVLQHNEWDILSLVTLYIRATNLILETTNPETAITHTNIGKWFSDLKHYDDSAHFFKNVIEKYGSDHALSHYHYGFILKRNDAYDKAVQSFNIAAKQLDGRERIIAFEELAKLQEHKLKNLEMALEVTRKAMRFIEKDLDLTKRFRTRAERDFLKREMRLLRKIFPGEAQKTTKSD from the coding sequence GTGTCCTATGAACAGAAGTTAATGGCAATGAGAAAAATGCTCACTAAGAAACCGAAGCCAACAAAGAAAACAAAACGCGACGTGGTAATTCCTCCTGCGCCACCTTACGAAAAGAATTGGTTGAAGACAGGATTAATAAAGGAAGAGAATCAGTTTGGGGTTGTTTATAAACGTGTTGTAGAATATGACAAAACTTATTGCCACGGAAATAAAAAAATAGGTGACCTTCAGTCAACGCTAGAAAAGTGGAAACGTTTTGATCGTGAACATCCGTTAGCCCCAAAAAGCACAAATAAGCTCGTTTTTTTCGATACAGAAACAACAGGGCTAAAAGGGGCGGGAACGCTTATTTTTTTGCTTGGATTCATGGAGCAAGTGGAGAATGGCTTTCGGATGACGCAATACGTTCTACCAGGACCCGATCATGAAGCGGCTTTTTTATATGCCTCAAAGTTATGGAAAGAAGAAATGACGCTTATTACGTATAATGGTAAAAGCTTTGATATCCCCCAAGTAGAAACTAGGTGGACGATGAATCGCGAAAAACTCCCCAAGTTGTTAACCCATCATCAAATTGATTTACTTCACGGGGCTAGACGTGTATGGAAAACTGAGTTAGATACATTTAAACTTACGTCTATTGAAGAAAAACAACTGCACTTTTACCGGGAAGGAGATATCCCGGGCCATTTAGCCCCGATTATTTATCAAGATGCGGTGAAAAGTGGGCAAGCAGAAACGTTAATGAAGGTGCTTCAACATAATGAATGGGATATACTATCTCTTGTGACACTTTATATTCGTGCAACGAATTTAATCTTGGAGACGACGAACCCCGAGACGGCGATCACACATACGAATATCGGCAAATGGTTTTCCGATTTGAAACATTATGACGATAGCGCACACTTCTTTAAAAACGTTATTGAAAAATATGGCTCGGACCATGCGTTGTCACATTATCATTATGGGTTCATTTTAAAAAGGAATGACGCATACGATAAAGCTGTGCAATCTTTCAACATTGCAGCAAAGCAGTTAGACGGCAGAGAAAGAATCATTGCGTTTGAAGAATTGGCGAAGTTACAGGAACATAAATTGAAAAATTTAGAAATGGCATTAGAAGTGACAAGAAAAGCAATGCGTTTTATTGAGAAGGATTTAGACCTGACAAAACGATTTCGTACGCGAGCTGAAAGAGATTTCCTAAAGCGGGAAATGAGGTTATTAAGAAAAATATTTCCCGGGGAAGCGCAGAAAACGACAAAATCAGATTGA